The window TTGACGCACCTGTGCCACCCACGACACAACAGCCCCCGCCGGGCGGCGGCCGACCGGCCGGCAACCACGACGCTCAGCGCTGCCTCATCCGGCAGCCTGCCGCTCAACCGGCGACCCAAGCCGCTCAGCCAGCGACCCAAGCCGCTCAGCCAGCGACCCAAGCCGCTCAACCGGCGACCCAAGCCGCTCAACCGGCGACCAGACGGAGTGGGGAGATCCGGCGCAGCGCCTCGGCGCTGCGCTCGTCGGCTGGGAGGTAGACCAACAGCCGCATGCCGTGGTCGCCGGGAAGCACCATCACCTCGTAGGCCAAGCGCAGGCGGCCCGCCTCGGGATGCTCCAGGCGCAGCACGCCGTGGGATCGGGGCAGGCCGGGCACCCGCTCGGCTCGGCCCGTGAACTCCTCCCCCGCCAGCGCCGTCAACTCGCCGGCGAACTCCGGGCGGGCCGGACCGTCCTTCAACGCCGCGACCTGTTCGTCGGCGACATGCGCCCAGTCGGGAAAGGCCACCCGCGAGCGCGGATCGGCGAACACGTAACGATTCACATTCGGCTGGTCGCCGTCGAGCAGGCCGATCGGCCCGGCCAGGCGCCGCATGCCCGTTGTGCACGCCAGCACATCACCGACCTGGTTGACCAGCATCGCCGCCGCCGGCTCCAACTGGTCCAGCATCGCCCGCAGGCCGGGACGCACGCTCCGGGCCGGGTCGGTGACCAGCCGACCGCAGGTCACGGTCGACGCTCTGGTCAGCCGGTAGAGATGAGCGCGCTCCGCAGCGGTCAGTCGCAACGGGCCTGCCAGCGCGGCCAGGACCTGTGGTGACGGATGCCGGTCGCGACCCTGCTCGAGCCGCGTCAGATACTCCACGCTGATCCCGGCGAGCAACGCCACCTCGGCCCGGCGCAGACCGGGCGTGCGCCGCCGGTCACCCGGCGCCAGCCCGACCTCGGCGGGCGTCACCTCGGCCCGCCGGGCCCGTAGGAAACCGCCCAGCTCGTTGTCGCTCATGCAGACGAATCTAGCCACCTGCCGTGCCGATAGGGTGGCCCTGCCACTACTACCCGGGCCGTTCCCAGCCCTGGCCCGGCCGCCCGCTACCACCCTCGGGCGACCCTTCCGGCCCCGGTTCGGTACCAGCCTTCCCAGGGCTATCCCCGCCACTACCAGCCCGGACACGGCCTCCCTACCGGCCGCCGGGCGCGCCAAAGTCGAGACCAACCAACGGAAGGTGAGTCTCGACATGGCTCCGAAAGTGGTAGTGGTCGGCGGCGGCTACGCCGGCATCGTGGTCTCCCGGTCCCTCGACGACGTCGCGGAGGTGACGCTGGTCGAGCCGAAGGAGATGTTCGTGCACCACGTCGCCCATCTGCGGGCGGTGGCCGACCCCGCCTGGATCGACAAGATCTTTTTTCCGTTCGACGGGCTGCTGGCCCGCGGCCGGGTGGTTCGTGACACCGCGACCGAGGTGCGGCCCGACGCGGTCGAGCTCGCCTCCGGCGCCCGGCTGGAGGCTGACTACGTCGTGTTGGCCACCGGTTCGACCGGCCCGTTCCCGGCTCGACTCGCCGCCACCGGCCGTGCCGCGGCGGCCGAGCAGATGCATGAGCTGCACGCGTCGCTGGAGCGATCGTCCGGGGTTCTGCTGCTCGGCGCCGGCGCGATCGGCCTGGAGTTCGCCGGTGAGATCGCGGCTGCCTGGCCCGGCAAACCGGTTACCGTCATCGACCCGGCGCCCGAGTTGCTGGGTGGCCGGTTCACCGGAGAGATGCGCGCCGAACTCGCCCGGCAACTCGACGAAATGGGGGTGCGGGTCCTGCTAGGCACCAAGATCGACGCCCTGCCGGACACCCCGGCCGGCACGGTCCGCCCGTTCACCGCGGCCACCAGCACCGGCGAGACGATCGCCGCCGATCTGTGGTTCGCCTGCTACGGCTCGACAGTGCCCGGCGATCACCTCGGCACGAGCCTGGCCGCGGCCCGTCGGCCCGACGGGCGGTTGCCGGTGACCGAGCACCTCCGGGTGGTCGGCCACGATCGGGCCTTCGCCGTCGGTGACCTCAATGACACTCCGGAGCTGAAGACCGGTCGCGCGGCCGGGCGCCAAGCGGAGGTCGCCGCAGCGAACATCCGAGCCCTGATCGAGGGCGAGACACTGACCACGTATGAGCCGTTCGCAGACGGCATGATCCTCACCCTCGGCCCGTCCGGCGGTGCCGGATACGCCCCCGAGTTCGGTTTCTTCAACGCCGAGGCGGCCGCTCAGTTCAAGGCCACCTTCCTGCTGGATCACTACCGGTCTCTGCTCGGTGCCGACCAGCCGTTGGGGATGGAAGCCGCTCAGCCGTCCAAGGGGGGTGGCCTCCCGTGACGGGTGACGGAATCAAAGGCGTCGAGAGTGCGGTGGAGGCGTTGACATCGACGTCGGTTGGCATGCAGCCCGTCTTGCCGCCATCCGACCGGCGGTAAAGGCTGAGATTCCTCCCTGGCCATGGCGGCTGCTGTCGCGGAACCTGCCGACCGCCTGGCCCTGATCCGCGCTGTGATGAGGGGAAATTTCAATGGGACGTTTGCCGGGCACTACCAGGACACTGATCGCGGTTTCCGGTCTACTGGTCATGGGGGCGACCTCCTCGGCCGCCGCCGCACCCACTGCTGACGGGCCGACGACCCGGGCCAGTGTGTCCAGTTCGGGCGCCGAGACGGACGCTGAGAGCTTCGCTCCCTCGGTGAGCGGCAACGGCCGATATGTGGCCTTCTGGTCGGCGGCTTCGTCCCTGGTGAGCGGGGACGCCAATGCCACAGCCGACGTGTTCGTCCGGGATCTACGGACCCGGACGACCAGCCGCGTCAGCGTGTCCACGGGCGGCGCGGAGGCTGATCAGGAGGCGTCCGAACCGTCGATCAGTGGTTCCGGACGGTTCGTCGCCTTCTCTTCCCATGCGACGAATCTGGTGCCCGGCGACACGAAC of the Actinoplanes sichuanensis genome contains:
- a CDS encoding helix-turn-helix domain-containing protein: MSDNELGGFLRARRAEVTPAEVGLAPGDRRRTPGLRRAEVALLAGISVEYLTRLEQGRDRHPSPQVLAALAGPLRLTAAERAHLYRLTRASTVTCGRLVTDPARSVRPGLRAMLDQLEPAAAMLVNQVGDVLACTTGMRRLAGPIGLLDGDQPNVNRYVFADPRSRVAFPDWAHVADEQVAALKDGPARPEFAGELTALAGEEFTGRAERVPGLPRSHGVLRLEHPEAGRLRLAYEVMVLPGDHGMRLLVYLPADERSAEALRRISPLRLVAG
- a CDS encoding NAD(P)/FAD-dependent oxidoreductase; this translates as MAPKVVVVGGGYAGIVVSRSLDDVAEVTLVEPKEMFVHHVAHLRAVADPAWIDKIFFPFDGLLARGRVVRDTATEVRPDAVELASGARLEADYVVLATGSTGPFPARLAATGRAAAAEQMHELHASLERSSGVLLLGAGAIGLEFAGEIAAAWPGKPVTVIDPAPELLGGRFTGEMRAELARQLDEMGVRVLLGTKIDALPDTPAGTVRPFTAATSTGETIAADLWFACYGSTVPGDHLGTSLAAARRPDGRLPVTEHLRVVGHDRAFAVGDLNDTPELKTGRAAGRQAEVAAANIRALIEGETLTTYEPFADGMILTLGPSGGAGYAPEFGFFNAEAAAQFKATFLLDHYRSLLGADQPLGMEAAQPSKGGGLP